ATAAGCGAACCAGCGGGCCAAGCGCGTGGAAATTCTGCCTGGCCTGCTGGTATTTTGGGGTCAATCGACGGTAAACGTCAGGTCGGTGCCGTAGTAATCGCGCCAGTTGGCGTTGTAGTGCGCGAACATTCTCTCCAGGCGCTCTTGCGGCAGTTCTTCTACGCCCAGCTCCGTCATCAGCGACCGGAGCGCGGCGGTCTGATTGACCGACAGGCTGTCGTCATCCGCCATAATCTCGAACTCTGCTAGCCAGCCATAGCCGGCATTCTTGTCGAGGCAGATCGTGATGGCGCCCAACTGATAGGCTTCGCGCTGACGCGACCACATTGCCTGTACCTCAAAGCCGGCTTTGAGGACTTCAGCATCGAGTTGGTCCACGTTAAGGTGATTCGCGGGCGCCTCGAACTCAAGCCGCGTGATACCGTTGGCGCTGGTCGTGTCGTCGAGTGACGCTTTGACAATCAGCAAGACCGTATCGTTCAGCAGGCGGGTGCGTACCGAGGCTTTGCGGGCGCGGCGGGCAATATCGGTTAGCTGGATGTGCTGGTCCGGGTGCAGGAAAGTGCGGGCACGTTCAACCAACTGCGCGAGGGCCGAACCAGTGAAGTAGTGGTTAAGCTGCCGGCTCGATTCACTGAGGACAGCGCCACGGGCCTGAAGCGCGGAGCGCAGCCGGCCGGCTGCCTCCGCGCTTCCCAGAAGGGACTTGATTTCGATTTCAACCGGCATGGCTAGTTTGACGATGTCGGTTCGGCGGTCACTTCCGGCACGAGGGTCGGCTCTGGCAGGAAGACGCTTCCCGTTCCGGCTTCTACCAGGGGAAAGTCCGCCACTGTAAAGACACCGAGACGCTCGATCGTTACTTCAAATGCGCCGCGCCCACTTACGCTGTTGACGTCGAGTTCGTAAGTGCCAGCGTCTTCAATCACAATCCGCTCGATACGGGCGTCAAAACGGCCGAGATCGGTTGCCTCGGTGCCATGATCGTCATTGCTGGCGACGAAGATCAAGTTGGGGGTGAGCAGGTCGATCTCAGGATCGAGGCTCTCATTCAAAGCCCGCGCGGTGATACGAACAATTTCACCTGCTTCAAACTCCACCGGGAGGATGTTCCGAGCGCGATTTTCCGACTCTCCGGTGATCACATCGATGCGGGCTTCGCCGCTCAAGATACCGTGACGCTGAATTACCAGCTTGAATTCGCCAGTCTGGTTCGCACTGAAGGCGCGCACCAGGACCGTGTAATTGCCGGATGCGGGGACGCGGAACTGGTAGATACGTGGATCCAAGTCAGTGAGGAAAATGTCGAAGGTCTCATTGTCGTCGTTGGCTATGAGGCGCTCACCGCTGGCCGTATTACGCAGGCTCATGCGGAGGTCAAACTCGTCGCCGAGGCCAATGGCGGCAAACGATACGATCTCGCCTTCCTGAAGGTCAATCGGCTGTTCGTAGCGTTCATTGACGGCAATGGCCGCATCGAGCAGTTGAATTTGACCGATACCGATCACGCTCTGGGTGCCCGCGAATACGCTGAAATCTACCGCGCCGCTGCCGCTGGTTCCATTCCGACCAACCAGGATGGTATAGGTGCCGGCAATCAGAAGCGTGTTGTCGAGGGCCGCGTCAAGCGGGTTGACAGCAACGCTTGATGCAGGGTTATCGTTGATGGTGATCAGGTCACGGCCATACTGATCCCGCGCAAGAAACACAGGGTCGGTGTCGTCAGATGCGGTCGCCAGGAGCGTGACAACCGTCGGTTCGGTAACTTCGAGGGTTACGGGTACTGCCATATCAGGGCCTTCGCCGAGGACGATGACGCTAATAGTTTCGCCTACGGTCAGCGTTTGTCCCTGCTGAAGGGGTGACGATAGCGCTACCGCACCTGTAAAGGCGGCAAAGCCAAGTACAGTGGCGATCCGGAATATTCGTTTCATGGTTTCCTCCCTGGAATACTGTTGACAACACCTTGACCATCTTGGTACAAAATTCAGAGATTGGCAAGCGCCGCCCGCCCGACGCCACTAGCGCGGAGCCGGGGATGCGCGGTACAATGCCGCGAATTACAGAACGGCCCAGGAGTGTCCCGTACATGGCGACTGACGCCCGCAAGTGGTTTTACAGCACACCCGAACCGCGCCCGTACTATATCGAGGAGCGGATTAACCATACTCTGTGGAAGAATCGGCTTCAGGGGCTGTACATGGTTTGTACGCAGGCAGTCAGCCCCATCAAGATGGAAGGGAACTGGAACGGGATGGTCGTCCGGTTTGAATGGGAAGCCGGCAAGTACTTCATCCTCCGCAGCGGTGAGAAACGCAAGGATCTGATCGGGGTCATCCGGCAAATGCTTTTCGGGTTGGTTCCGGTATTGGAATACGAAGACCCCGAAGGGATGTACGTGGTGGAGTGGCATACAGATGGCGGGGCTGAACGCTGGACGCAAATCCAGGGCAATCCGTCGTATCAGG
The nucleotide sequence above comes from Candidatus Flexicrinis proximus. Encoded proteins:
- a CDS encoding CYTH domain-containing protein, whose translation is MPVEIEIKSLLGSAEAAGRLRSALQARGAVLSESSRQLNHYFTGSALAQLVERARTFLHPDQHIQLTDIARRARKASVRTRLLNDTVLLIVKASLDDTTSANGITRLEFEAPANHLNVDQLDAEVLKAGFEVQAMWSRQREAYQLGAITICLDKNAGYGWLAEFEIMADDDSLSVNQTAALRSLMTELGVEELPQERLERMFAHYNANWRDYYGTDLTFTVD